A genomic window from Engraulis encrasicolus isolate BLACKSEA-1 chromosome 14, IST_EnEncr_1.0, whole genome shotgun sequence includes:
- the cldn19 gene encoding claudin-19 isoform X1 produces the protein MANSGFQLLGYFLALGGWIGIISTTALPQWKQSSYAGDAIIMAVGLYEGLWMSCASQSTGQVQCKIFDSLLSLDVHIQTCRALMVISVLMGFIGIIVSVVGMKCTKVGDNNPATKSRIAITGGALFLLAGLCTLVSVSWYATQVSYHFFDPNTPVNARYEFGSALFVGWAAASLTILGGSFLCCSCSNEDRRGQQYYRQSQPSTAREPNVKSSPPEKREEYL, from the exons ATGGCTAACTCTGGATTTCAGCTCCTGGGCTACTTCTTGGCCCTAGGAGGATGGATTGGCATCATCTCCACCACAGCTCTACCCCAGTGGAAACAGTCGTCCTACGCGGGAGATGCCATCATCATGGCGGTGGGGCTGTACGAGGGCCTGTGGATGTCCTGTGCCTCTCAGAGCACGGGGCAGGTGCAGTGCAAGATCTTCGACTCCCTTCTATCACTGGATG TGCACATCCAGACGTGCCGTGCCTTGATGGTCATCTCGGTGTTGATGGGCTTCATTGGCATCATCGTCAGCGTAGTAGGCATGAAGTGCACCAAGGTGGGCGACAACAACCCAGCCACAAAGAGCCGCATTGCAATCACCGGAGGAGCTCTCTTCCTTCTGGCTG GATTGTGTACACTCGTATCTGTCTCCTGGTACGCCACTCAAGTTTCCTATCACTTCTTTGACCCCAATACACCTGTCAATGCCAG GTACGAGTTTGGCTCTGCGCTGTTCGTGGGATGGGCAGCGGCCAGCCTGACCATCCTGGGTGGCTCCTTCCTGTGCTGTTCCTGCTCCAACGAGGACAGAAGGGGGCAGCAGTACTACCGGCAATCACAGCCCTCTACAGCCAGGGA ACCAAATGTTAAAAGTTCTCCaccagagaaaagagaggagtacTTATAG
- the cldn19 gene encoding claudin-19 isoform X2: MANSGFQLLGYFLALGGWIGIISTTALPQWKQSSYAGDAIIMAVGLYEGLWMSCASQSTGQVQCKIFDSLLSLDVHIQTCRALMVISVLMGFIGIIVSVVGMKCTKVGDNNPATKSRIAITGGALFLLAGLCTLVSVSWYATQVSYHFFDPNTPVNARYEFGSALFVGWAAASLTILGGSFLCCSCSNEDRRGQQYYRQSQPSTAREAELLSETSFPD; the protein is encoded by the exons ATGGCTAACTCTGGATTTCAGCTCCTGGGCTACTTCTTGGCCCTAGGAGGATGGATTGGCATCATCTCCACCACAGCTCTACCCCAGTGGAAACAGTCGTCCTACGCGGGAGATGCCATCATCATGGCGGTGGGGCTGTACGAGGGCCTGTGGATGTCCTGTGCCTCTCAGAGCACGGGGCAGGTGCAGTGCAAGATCTTCGACTCCCTTCTATCACTGGATG TGCACATCCAGACGTGCCGTGCCTTGATGGTCATCTCGGTGTTGATGGGCTTCATTGGCATCATCGTCAGCGTAGTAGGCATGAAGTGCACCAAGGTGGGCGACAACAACCCAGCCACAAAGAGCCGCATTGCAATCACCGGAGGAGCTCTCTTCCTTCTGGCTG GATTGTGTACACTCGTATCTGTCTCCTGGTACGCCACTCAAGTTTCCTATCACTTCTTTGACCCCAATACACCTGTCAATGCCAG GTACGAGTTTGGCTCTGCGCTGTTCGTGGGATGGGCAGCGGCCAGCCTGACCATCCTGGGTGGCTCCTTCCTGTGCTGTTCCTGCTCCAACGAGGACAGAAGGGGGCAGCAGTACTACCGGCAATCACAGCCCTCTACAGCCAGGGA GGCTGAGTTGTTGAGTGAGACTAGCTTCCCCGACTGA